A window of the Henckelia pumila isolate YLH828 chromosome 3, ASM3356847v2, whole genome shotgun sequence genome harbors these coding sequences:
- the LOC140890246 gene encoding uncharacterized protein, translating to MANITKLEFEALDISGKNYLSWILDAEVHLVSKDLENTIKEENNESPQDLAKSLIFLRHYLDDGLKAEYLTVKNPQELWKNLKERFDHQRSVVLPRARYEWIHLRLQDFKSISDYNSALFKICSKLKLCEENISDQDLLEKTLSTFHASNVLLQQQYRERGFKKYSELISCLLVAEQNNKLLLKNHQLRPTGSTPFPEANEISFPEVNANSTQNPHIRRGRGRGHGRGRGHGQNKNYQQHDKKR from the coding sequence ATGGCAAACATTACAAAACTTGAATTTGAAGCTCTTGACATCAGTGGAAAAAACTatttgtcatggattttggatgCTGAGGTTCATCTTGTTTCTAAGGATCTTGAAAACAcaataaaagaagaaaataatgaATCCCCGCAGGATCTTGCAAAATCTCTTATTTTTCTTCGCCACTATCTCGATGATGGATTGAAAGCCGAGTATCTCACTGTGAAGAACCCACAAGAACTTTGGAAAAATCTTAAAGAAAGGTTTGACCATCAGAGGAGTGTAGTTCTCCCAAGAGCTCGTTATGAGTGGATCCATCTTCGCCTACAAGATTTCAAATCTATAAGCGATTATAACTCCGCATTATTCAAGATTTGTTCAAAGCTCAAACTTTGTGAAGAAAATATTTCTGATCAAGATCTACTTGAAAAAACTTTATCCACCTTTCATGCTTCAAATGTGCTCCTGCAGCAGCAATATCGTGAGCGTGGATTTAAAAAGTACTCTGAGCTTATTTCCTGTCTACTAGTTGCTGAACagaacaataaattactattgaaaaatcatcaattaCGCCCAACTGGCTCTACaccatttcctgaagcaaatgaaATATCATTCCCTGAAGTGAATGCCAACTCAACTCAAAATCCCCATATTAGaagaggacgtgggcgtggtcATGGGCGTGGGCGTGGCCATGGTCAAAACAAAAATTACCAGCAACATGATAAAAAGAGATAG